One window of the Mycobacterium sp. SVM_VP21 genome contains the following:
- a CDS encoding PAC2 family protein has translation MADYPDNGPDRDRHYQVEQSGMYELEVPAPQLMSADGEGPVLIHALEGFSDAGHAIRLAAKHLKSNLDSELVASFAIDDLLDYRSRRPLMTFKSDHFTHYTEPELSLHALRDSAGTPFLLLAGMEPDLKWERFITAVRLLAEQLGVRRTIGLGTIPMAVPHTRPVTLTAHSNNRDLISEFTPWITEVQVPGSASNLLEYRMAQHGHEVVGFTVHVPHYVAQTDYPEAAEALLKQAAQTGALELPLSDLRDSAAEIRAKIDQQVEASAEVAQVVTALERQYDAFLTAQENRSLLSRDEELPSADELGAEFERFLAQEAKKNIDGDD, from the coding sequence ATGGCCGACTACCCGGATAACGGTCCCGACCGGGACCGGCACTATCAGGTCGAGCAGAGCGGCATGTACGAGCTGGAGGTGCCGGCGCCACAGCTGATGTCGGCGGACGGCGAGGGACCGGTCCTGATCCACGCCTTGGAGGGCTTCTCGGACGCGGGCCACGCAATCCGGCTGGCAGCCAAGCACCTCAAGAGCAACCTGGACAGTGAGTTGGTGGCGTCGTTCGCGATCGATGACCTGCTCGACTACCGCTCGCGGCGGCCGCTGATGACGTTCAAGTCCGACCACTTCACCCACTACACCGAACCCGAGCTGAGCCTGCACGCGTTGCGGGACAGTGCGGGCACCCCGTTTCTGCTGTTGGCCGGCATGGAGCCCGACCTGAAGTGGGAGCGGTTCATCACCGCGGTGCGACTGTTGGCCGAGCAGCTCGGGGTGCGCCGAACCATCGGCTTGGGCACCATCCCGATGGCCGTCCCCCACACCCGGCCAGTGACACTGACCGCACATTCCAACAATCGCGACCTGATCAGCGAATTCACCCCGTGGATCACCGAGGTTCAGGTTCCCGGCAGTGCGTCCAACCTGCTGGAGTACCGGATGGCTCAGCACGGCCATGAGGTCGTCGGCTTCACGGTGCATGTGCCGCACTACGTGGCCCAGACCGACTACCCCGAAGCCGCCGAAGCGCTGCTCAAGCAAGCCGCCCAGACCGGCGCGCTGGAGCTGCCGCTGAGCGACCTCCGCGACTCCGCGGCCGAGATCCGGGCCAAGATCGACCAGCAGGTCGAAGCAAGCGCTGAAGTGGCCCAAGTGGTGACGGCCCTGGAACGCCAGTACGACGCATTCCTCACCGCCCAGGAGAATCGCTCACTGCTGTCCCGCGACGAGGAGCTGCCCAGCGCCGACGAGCTCGGTGCCGAGTTCGAGCGTTTCCTGGCGCAGGAGGCGAAGAAGAACATCGACGGCGACGACTGA
- the sthA gene encoding Si-specific NAD(P)(+) transhydrogenase yields MDAKREYDIIVIGSGPGGQKAAIASAKLGKSVAVVERGRMIGGVCVNTGTIPSKTLREAVLYLTGMNQRDLYGASYRVKDKITPADLLARTQHVIGKETEVVRNQLMRNRVDLILGHGRFIDPHTIVVDGHGGTEKTTITGDYIVIATGTKPVRPAGVTFDEERVLDSDGILDLRFIPASMVVVGAGVIGIEYASMFAALGTRVTVVEKRDSMLEFCDPEVVEALRFHLRDLAVTFRFGEEVTAVDVSSSGTVTTLASGKQIPAETVMYSAGRQGHTAHLDLANAGLATDERGRIVVDDMFQTSIKHIYAVGDVIGFPALAATSMEQGRLAAYHAFGEPTDGITDLQPIGIYSIPEVSYVGATELELTRSAIPYEVGVARYRELARGQIAGDSYGMLKLLVSTTDLKLLGVHIFGTNATEMVHIGQAVMGCGGTVEYLVDAVFNYPTFSEAYKNAALDVMNKMRALQQFRS; encoded by the coding sequence ATGGATGCGAAGCGCGAGTACGACATCATCGTGATCGGTTCAGGTCCAGGAGGGCAGAAGGCCGCCATCGCCTCGGCCAAACTCGGCAAGTCGGTCGCGGTGGTCGAACGCGGCCGGATGATCGGCGGGGTCTGCGTGAACACCGGCACCATACCGTCCAAGACGCTGCGCGAGGCGGTGCTCTACCTGACCGGGATGAACCAGCGCGACCTCTACGGCGCCAGCTACCGGGTCAAGGACAAGATCACGCCCGCGGATCTGTTGGCCCGCACCCAGCATGTGATCGGCAAGGAAACCGAGGTGGTGCGCAACCAGTTGATGCGCAATCGCGTCGACCTGATCCTGGGACACGGCCGGTTCATCGACCCGCACACGATCGTGGTCGACGGCCATGGCGGCACCGAAAAGACCACGATCACAGGCGATTACATCGTGATCGCCACCGGAACCAAGCCGGTCCGCCCCGCCGGCGTCACGTTCGACGAGGAAAGGGTGCTGGACTCCGACGGGATCCTCGACCTGCGATTCATCCCGGCCTCGATGGTGGTCGTCGGCGCCGGTGTGATCGGCATCGAGTACGCCTCGATGTTCGCCGCGCTGGGCACCCGGGTGACGGTGGTGGAGAAACGAGACTCGATGCTGGAGTTCTGCGACCCGGAGGTTGTCGAAGCCCTGCGTTTTCACCTGCGCGACCTGGCCGTCACCTTCCGGTTCGGCGAAGAGGTGACCGCCGTCGACGTCAGCTCCAGCGGCACTGTCACCACGTTGGCCAGCGGCAAGCAGATCCCCGCCGAGACGGTGATGTACTCGGCCGGCCGCCAAGGCCATACCGCCCACCTCGACTTGGCCAACGCCGGCCTGGCCACCGACGAGCGGGGCCGCATCGTCGTCGACGATATGTTTCAGACCTCGATCAAGCACATCTATGCCGTCGGTGATGTGATCGGTTTCCCGGCCCTGGCGGCGACGTCGATGGAACAGGGCCGACTGGCCGCCTACCACGCGTTCGGCGAGCCGACCGATGGGATCACCGACCTGCAGCCGATAGGGATCTACTCGATCCCGGAGGTCTCCTATGTGGGGGCGACCGAATTGGAACTGACCCGCAGCGCGATCCCCTACGAGGTGGGCGTGGCCCGGTATCGCGAGCTGGCTCGCGGCCAGATCGCCGGGGACTCCTACGGGATGCTCAAGCTGCTGGTGTCCACGACCGATCTGAAACTGCTCGGCGTGCACATCTTCGGGACCAACGCGACCGAGATGGTGCACATCGGCCAGGCCGTCATGGGCTGCGGCGGCACGGTGGAATACCTGGTGGACGCCGTCTTCAACTACCCGACGTTCTCCGAGGCATACAAGAACGCCGCACTGGACGTGATGAATAAAATGCGGGCCCTGCAGCAATTCCGCAGTTGA
- a CDS encoding metal-dependent transcriptional regulator encodes MNDLVDTTEMYLRTIYDLEEEGVTPLRARIAERLEQSGPTVSQTVSRMERDGLLKVAGDRHLELTEKGRTLAVSVMRKHRLAERLLVDIIGLPLEEVHAEACRWEHVMSEDVERRLVQVLDNPTTSPFGNPIPGLPDLGFGADSTGWDSDLARLTELPAGSPVAVVVRQLTEHVQGDVDLITRLKEAGVVPNARVTVQADGDDGVTIVIPGHTDVSLPYEMAHAVKVQKV; translated from the coding sequence ATGAATGACCTGGTTGATACCACCGAGATGTACCTCAGGACGATCTACGACCTCGAGGAAGAGGGTGTCACCCCGCTGCGGGCGCGGATAGCCGAGCGACTCGAGCAAAGCGGTCCGACCGTAAGCCAGACGGTGTCCCGGATGGAGCGCGACGGCTTGCTCAAAGTGGCCGGCGACCGGCACCTCGAATTGACCGAGAAAGGCCGGACCCTGGCCGTCTCGGTGATGCGCAAGCACCGGCTGGCTGAACGCCTGCTCGTCGACATCATTGGGCTGCCGCTGGAAGAGGTGCATGCCGAGGCCTGTCGCTGGGAACACGTGATGAGCGAGGACGTCGAGCGGCGCCTGGTTCAGGTACTGGACAACCCGACCACGTCGCCGTTCGGCAACCCCATCCCCGGCCTGCCGGACCTCGGCTTCGGCGCGGACTCCACCGGTTGGGATTCCGATCTGGCACGGCTGACCGAGTTGCCGGCCGGTTCGCCGGTGGCCGTGGTGGTGCGTCAGCTCACCGAGCACGTCCAGGGCGATGTCGACCTGATCACCCGGCTCAAGGAGGCCGGTGTGGTGCCCAACGCCAGGGTGACCGTGCAGGCCGATGGCGACGACGGCGTGACCATCGTGATCCCCGGCCACACCGACGTCAGCCTGCCCTACGAGATGGCGCATGCCGTGAAGGTCCAGAAGGTCTGA
- a CDS encoding DUF4192 domain-containing protein yields the protein MTTKQPEFTLNRPGALIAALPAILGFVPEKSLILVALDGDELGSVLRVDLFDTLMDTVGRLADVAAAATPAAAIAVIVDAAGARCPVCNDQHRRLIAALGQELSGHGIVLLGAHVVDQVAHGGRWHCADGCGVGGPVDDPEASPLAAAAVLEGRRLYARRADLQAVIAPDDAARCAAVASAIDDCAAQWTAGEGDARDRARRDVEQVLNAVVALAGGWEPTAAELARLGCPLTDVLVRDTLCALAIGERADEAERLWSALARALPEPWRAEALVLLAFSAYARGDGPLAGVSLEAALRGKPGHRMAGLLDTALQSGLRPEHIRGLADTGYRLAQQIGVQLPQRQGFGQQAG from the coding sequence ATGACAACCAAGCAACCGGAATTCACGCTGAATCGGCCCGGAGCCCTCATCGCTGCGCTGCCGGCCATCCTCGGCTTCGTGCCCGAGAAATCCCTGATCCTGGTGGCGCTCGATGGGGACGAACTGGGCTCGGTGCTACGGGTCGATCTGTTCGACACCCTCATGGACACCGTGGGCCGGCTCGCCGACGTCGCGGCGGCCGCTACCCCGGCCGCAGCCATCGCGGTGATCGTCGACGCTGCGGGGGCGCGCTGCCCGGTCTGCAACGACCAGCACCGCCGGCTGATTGCCGCGCTGGGCCAGGAGTTGTCGGGCCACGGCATCGTGCTGCTCGGCGCGCACGTTGTGGACCAGGTGGCCCACGGGGGGCGGTGGCACTGCGCCGACGGCTGCGGCGTCGGAGGCCCGGTCGACGACCCGGAGGCGTCGCCGCTGGCGGCCGCTGCGGTGCTGGAAGGCAGGCGGCTGTACGCCCGGCGAGCAGACCTCCAGGCGGTTATCGCCCCCGATGACGCGGCCCGCTGTGCCGCGGTGGCCTCGGCGATCGACGACTGTGCGGCGCAGTGGACGGCGGGGGAGGGCGATGCCCGGGATCGGGCCCGCCGCGACGTCGAGCAGGTGCTGAACGCTGTCGTCGCGCTGGCGGGCGGCTGGGAGCCCACCGCTGCGGAGCTGGCCCGGCTCGGATGCCCGCTTACCGACGTGCTTGTCCGGGACACCCTGTGCGCGTTGGCAATCGGCGAGCGTGCAGATGAAGCCGAGCGGCTTTGGTCGGCGCTGGCCCGGGCCTTGCCCGAGCCGTGGCGGGCCGAGGCATTGGTCCTGCTGGCGTTCAGCGCCTACGCACGTGGCGACGGCCCGCTGGCCGGGGTGTCACTGGAAGCAGCCCTGCGTGGCAAGCCAGGGCATCGGATGGCGGGGCTGCTCGACACGGCCTTGCAGTCCGGGCTGCGGCCGGAGCACATCCGCGGACTGGCGGACACCGGCTATCGGCTGGCCCAGCAGATCGGGGTGCAGCTGCCGCAGCGGCAGGGGTTCGGTCAGCAAGCGGGCTGA
- a CDS encoding FABP family protein produces MAPELHPNLVELAPLLGTWSGRGSGVYPTIASFDYLEEVVFSHVGKPFLVYGQKTKSPAEGLPLHAEAGYLRVPQPGQIEWVLAHPSGITEIEVGSYTVTADGVELQMSAPTIGLAPTAKEVTVLSRHYRLDGDELSYTLDMGAVGQPAQNHLTATLRRTG; encoded by the coding sequence ATGGCACCCGAGTTGCATCCGAACCTTGTGGAGCTAGCCCCGCTGTTGGGCACCTGGTCAGGCCGGGGATCCGGGGTGTATCCCACGATCGCGTCATTCGACTACCTCGAAGAGGTGGTGTTCTCACACGTCGGCAAACCGTTCCTGGTCTACGGGCAGAAGACCAAGTCGCCCGCCGAGGGCCTGCCGCTGCATGCCGAAGCCGGCTACCTGCGGGTGCCGCAACCCGGTCAGATCGAGTGGGTGCTGGCGCACCCCAGCGGCATCACCGAGATCGAGGTAGGCAGCTACACGGTCACCGCCGACGGCGTGGAACTGCAGATGTCCGCACCCACGATCGGGTTGGCGCCGACGGCCAAAGAAGTGACCGTCCTGAGCCGCCACTATCGCCTCGACGGCGATGAGTTGTCCTACACGCTGGACATGGGCGCAGTCGGCCAGCCCGCGCAGAACCATCTCACCGCCACGCTTCGTCGAACCGGGTAG